Proteins from one Hemibagrus wyckioides isolate EC202008001 linkage group LG16, SWU_Hwy_1.0, whole genome shotgun sequence genomic window:
- the rph3aa gene encoding rabphilin-3A isoform X2 yields MEFTGAEELTDEEKEIINSVLARAELIEAMEQERIGRLVNRLDTIKRTACGDGHSQCLLCGQQLGVMGVNTAMCDECKKHICSKCGIYSSNSRSCPVWLCKICSEHKEMLKQSGAWFFKGLPQQVLPAPLPISKPKQFSTDDTSAPSEPPSQKSTTAHSHVNTQNGETKLPEQEVLPVSAQISQTQSGAERQPNLTTWKKEESVKSTSPFQPSYSSSIMQKGVHQMESRITPTMQPPVANSTHTPATTEEVEDYDSDDATTLGMLEFSLLYEEENNTLHCNIIRAKGLKPMDSNGLADPYVKLHFLPGASKSNKLRTKTLHNTLNPAWNETLVYHGITNEDMQRKTLRLSVSDEDKFGHNEFIGETRVVLKKLKPSQKKNFNVCLERVIPVKRTAAGGAVRGMALYEEEVNEGDDAEERGRILVSLTYNSQRSQLIVGIIRCAHLAPMDANGYSDPYVKISLKPDMGKKAKNKTQIKKKTLNPEFNEEFSYEIKHSELAKKTLDISVWDYDMGKSNDFIGGCQLGITAKGECLKHWYECLKNKDKKIERWHVLYNQNNIEADD; encoded by the exons ATGGAGTTCACTGGTGCCGAGGAGCTGACGGATGAGGAGAAGGAAATCATCAACAGCGTGCTGGCCCGGGCCGAGCTAATCGAGGCCATGGAGCAGGAGCGGATTGG ACGTTTGGTCAATCGGCTGGACACTATAAAGAGGACGGCGTGCGGTGATGGCCACTCGCAGTGCCTGCTCTGTGGCCAGCAGCTTGGAGTGATGGGTGTTAACACAGccatgtgtgatgagtgtaagaAG CACATATGCTCCAAGTGTGGCATTTACAGCAGTAACAGTCGCTCCTGCCCTGTATGGCTGTGCAAGATATGCAGTGAACACAAAGAG ATGTTGAAGCAGTCTGGTGCCTGGTTCTTCAAGGGGTTGCCACAACAAGTCTTGCCTGCACCTTTACCCATTTCAAAGCCAAAACAGTTCAGCACTGATGACACATCTGCACCGTCTGAGCCACCTTCCCAAAAGAGCACAACTGCTCATTCACATGTCAACACACAGAATGGAG AAACAAAGCTTCCTGAGCAAGAAGTGctgcctgtcagtgctcagatcAGTCAAACTCAATCGGGTGCAGAGAGACAGCCTAATCTGACAACATGGAAAAAAGAAGAATCTGTCAAGAGCACCAGTCCTTTCCAGCCATCTTATTCGAGCTCAATAATGcagaaag GAGTCCATCAGATGGAGAGTAGGATAACACCTACTATGCAGCCTCCAGTTGCAAACAGCACCCACACTCCTGCCACTACCGAGGAGGTAGAGGACTACGACTCTGATGATGCCA CCACACTGGGGATGTTGGAGTTTAGTCTGCTCTATGAAGAGGAAAACAACACTTTGCACTGCAATATCATCAGAGCCAAG GGCCTCAAGCCGATGGACTCCAATGGCCTTGCTGATCCATATGTCAAACTGCATTTCCTTCCAGGTGCTAGCAAG tCTAACAAGCTACGCACAAAAACTCTGCACAACACCTTAAATCCAGCTTGGAATGAGACACTTGTCTACCATGGCATCACCAATGAGGACATGCAGAGAAAAACCCTCAG ACTCTCTGTGAGCGATGAAGACAAGTTTGGACATAACGAGTTCATCGGAGAAACCCGCGTGGTGCTGAAAAAGCTCAAGCCAAGCCAGAAGAAGAACTTcaatgtgtgtttggagagagtTATTCCG GTGAAGcgaacagctgctggaggtgCAGTACGTGGTATGGCATTGTATGAGGAGGAG GTAAACGAGGGTGATGATGCAGAGGAGAGAGGACGCATTCTGGTGTCTCTCACCTACAACAGCCAGCGGAGTCAGCTCATTGTGGGTATTATCCGCTGTGCTCATCTGGCTCCCATGGACGCCAACGGCTACTCTGACCCTTATGTTAAGAT CTCGCTGAAACCTGACATGGGGAAGAAAgcgaagaataaaacacagatcAAGAAGAAGACCCTCAACCCTGAATTTAATGAG gaATTCAGCTATGAGATCAAACACAGTGAACTAGCAAAGAAGACTTTGGATATCTCCGTCTGGGATTACGACATGGGAAAATCCAATGATTTCATAG GAGGATGCCAGCTTGGTATCACAGCCAAAGGAGAATGCCTGAAGCATTGGTACGAGTGCCTGAAGAACAAAGACAAGAAGATTGAACGCTGGCATGTGCTGTACAATCAAAACAACATTGAGGCTGATGACTGA
- the rph3aa gene encoding rabphilin-3A isoform X3, with protein sequence MLKQSGAWFFKGLPQQVLPAPLPISKPKQFSTDDTSAPSEPPSQKSTTAHSHVNTQNGVETKLPEQEVLPVSAQISQTQSGAERQPNLTTWKKEESVKSTSPFQPSYSSSIMQKGVHQMESRITPTMQPPVANSTHTPATTEEVEDYDSDDATTLGMLEFSLLYEEENNTLHCNIIRAKGLKPMDSNGLADPYVKLHFLPGASKSNKLRTKTLHNTLNPAWNETLVYHGITNEDMQRKTLRLSVSDEDKFGHNEFIGETRVVLKKLKPSQKKNFNVCLERVIPVKRTAAGGAVRGMALYEEEVNEGDDAEERGRILVSLTYNSQRSQLIVGIIRCAHLAPMDANGYSDPYVKISLKPDMGKKAKNKTQIKKKTLNPEFNEEFSYEIKHSELAKKTLDISVWDYDMGKSNDFIGGCQLGITAKGECLKHWYECLKNKDKKIERWHVLYNQNNIEADD encoded by the exons ATGTTGAAGCAGTCTGGTGCCTGGTTCTTCAAGGGGTTGCCACAACAAGTCTTGCCTGCACCTTTACCCATTTCAAAGCCAAAACAGTTCAGCACTGATGACACATCTGCACCGTCTGAGCCACCTTCCCAAAAGAGCACAACTGCTCATTCACATGTCAACACACAGAATGGAG TAGAAACAAAGCTTCCTGAGCAAGAAGTGctgcctgtcagtgctcagatcAGTCAAACTCAATCGGGTGCAGAGAGACAGCCTAATCTGACAACATGGAAAAAAGAAGAATCTGTCAAGAGCACCAGTCCTTTCCAGCCATCTTATTCGAGCTCAATAATGcagaaag GAGTCCATCAGATGGAGAGTAGGATAACACCTACTATGCAGCCTCCAGTTGCAAACAGCACCCACACTCCTGCCACTACCGAGGAGGTAGAGGACTACGACTCTGATGATGCCA CCACACTGGGGATGTTGGAGTTTAGTCTGCTCTATGAAGAGGAAAACAACACTTTGCACTGCAATATCATCAGAGCCAAG GGCCTCAAGCCGATGGACTCCAATGGCCTTGCTGATCCATATGTCAAACTGCATTTCCTTCCAGGTGCTAGCAAG tCTAACAAGCTACGCACAAAAACTCTGCACAACACCTTAAATCCAGCTTGGAATGAGACACTTGTCTACCATGGCATCACCAATGAGGACATGCAGAGAAAAACCCTCAG ACTCTCTGTGAGCGATGAAGACAAGTTTGGACATAACGAGTTCATCGGAGAAACCCGCGTGGTGCTGAAAAAGCTCAAGCCAAGCCAGAAGAAGAACTTcaatgtgtgtttggagagagtTATTCCG GTGAAGcgaacagctgctggaggtgCAGTACGTGGTATGGCATTGTATGAGGAGGAG GTAAACGAGGGTGATGATGCAGAGGAGAGAGGACGCATTCTGGTGTCTCTCACCTACAACAGCCAGCGGAGTCAGCTCATTGTGGGTATTATCCGCTGTGCTCATCTGGCTCCCATGGACGCCAACGGCTACTCTGACCCTTATGTTAAGAT CTCGCTGAAACCTGACATGGGGAAGAAAgcgaagaataaaacacagatcAAGAAGAAGACCCTCAACCCTGAATTTAATGAG gaATTCAGCTATGAGATCAAACACAGTGAACTAGCAAAGAAGACTTTGGATATCTCCGTCTGGGATTACGACATGGGAAAATCCAATGATTTCATAG GAGGATGCCAGCTTGGTATCACAGCCAAAGGAGAATGCCTGAAGCATTGGTACGAGTGCCTGAAGAACAAAGACAAGAAGATTGAACGCTGGCATGTGCTGTACAATCAAAACAACATTGAGGCTGATGACTGA
- the pla2g3 gene encoding group 3 secretory phospholipase A2 yields the protein MNGCCLSLVIVSLVSLLLHFSAAGHFWTSGRNSHFCFWTNSISNGQTHYMFLHQTTVGKERSLVLFDSIWNKNNSLVECITSNKHAVIKSFSSQCWKARDRLFSDIPDGRFNISMLIEPDGPCVDVGHLPELKAPVRRTRDVENIDRRTIYQNNGESFQKLKRSKRAWMIPGTLWCGSGNKASDFSDLGLFEETDKCCREHDHCEQTIASFEFGFGIFNSNFFTLSHCDCDSKFRRCLHKASERMSDMVGYGYFNVLKMRCFEFSQRMECAERTWWGMCKHSHMTTYALLRDATEYNSTFSVVEDDKLDLSIHHTVLFGDLTATNDLVMSSDIVTEDANEKHSSVTVPQWLSVTVNRSQQRKLHGKTVNTHTTDSSKTDKTYSEVTQTDSPITQTTDAPNPGTIYSPKIGTTDSTSSETTGSPKTEATDSTSPETTGSPKTQTTDSPKTEATDSTSPETTGSPKTQTTDSTSPETTGSPKTQTTDSPKTEATDSTSPETTGSPKTQTTDSTSPETTGSPKTQTTDSPKTEATGSPKTQTTDSPKTETTDSTSPETTGSPKTQTTDSPKTEATDSTSSETTSSPKTQTTDSPKTEATGSPKTQTTDLLKTQTRDLPKTKTTASSKPQTTVSPKMHHYPDMHTNQKGKLDICESYKDLDSCRYQIPALREKFGLRNTEHTTMYHCNCTARLARELAEEDEADMVHFWLLDFVSQSCFLLPQNCTGTESCSASSSHDAPVIERWSKGAAVWRHLAAPRRKAKRFNNKRSKRKDSRIRMHKKCLRMHSKLHRTKTFKRKEIQQLYSK from the exons atgaATGGCTGCTGCCTTTCTCTGGTTATAGTGTCACTTGTTTCACTTTTACTTCATTTCTCTGCTGCTGGTCATTTTTGGACATCTGGAAGAAACAGCCATTTTTGCTTCTGGACTAACTCTATCTCCAATGGACAGACACATTATATGTTCCTTCACCAGACTACAGTGGGCAAAGAGAGATCTCTTGTCTTATTTGACAGTATCTGGAACAAGAATAACAGCCTGGTGGAGTGTATTACAAGCAACAAGCATGCTGTTATTAAAAGCTTTTCATCACAGTGCTGGAAAGCCAGAGACAGGCTTTTCTCAGACATTCCAGACGGACGCTTTAACATCAGCATGTTGATTGAACCTGATGGCCCCTGTGTAGATGTGGGACATTTGCCGGAACTGAAAGCGCCTGTGCGCAGGACCAGAGACGTTGAAAATATAGACCGCAGAACTATTTACCAGAACAATGGAGAAAGTTTCCAAAAGCTGAAGCGTTCAAAGCGGGCATGGATGATTCCAGGCACACTGTGGTGTGGCTCTGGGAACAAAGCATCTGATTTTTCAGATTTAG GTTTATTTGAGGAGACTGATAAGTGCTGTAGGGAGCATGACCACTGTGAACAGACCATTGCGTCCTTTGAGTTTGGTTTTGGCATTTTCAACAGTAACTTCTTCACTTTATCACACTGTGACTGTGATAGCAA atttcGCCGCTGCCTTCATAAAGCCAGTGAAAGAATGTCTGACATGGTAGGCTATGGCTACTTCAATGTCCTCAAGATGCGGTGCTTTGAATTTTCACAGAGAATGGAGTGTGCAGAGAGGACATGGTGGGGCAT GTGTAAACACAGTCACATGACTACCTATGCTCTATTGAGAGACGCAACTGAGTACAATTCCACATTCTCAGTAGTGGAAGATGATAAACTGGATCTAAGCATCCATCACACAGTGTTGTTTGGCGATCTAACAGCTACTAATGACTTGGTAATGTCATCTGACATTGTCACTGAAGATGCCAATGAAAAGCATTCATCAGTGACAGTACCACAATGGCTATCTGTTACAGTTAATAGATCTCAGCAGCGTAAACTTCATGGGAAAACAGTAAATACACATACAACAGACTCAtccaaaacagacaaaacatacTCAGAGGTGACACAAACAGACTCACCAATAACACAAACAACAGATGCCCCAAATCCAGGAACAATATACTCACCAAAAATAGGAACAACAGACTCAACAAGCTCAGAAACAACCGGCTCACCAAAGACAGAAGCAACAGACTCAACAAGCCCAGAAACAACCGGCTCACCAAAGACACAAACAACAGACTCACCAAAAACAGAAGCAACAGACTCAACAAGCCCAGAAACAACCGGCTCACCAAAGACACAAACAACAGACTCAACAAGCCCAGAAACAACTGGCTCACCAAAGACACAAACAACAGACTCACCAAAAACAGAAGCAACAGACTCAACAAGCCCAGAAACAACCGGCTCACCAAAGACACAAACAACAGACTCAACAAGCCCAGAAACAACCGGCTCACCAAAGACACAAACAACAGACTCACCAAAAACAGAAGCAACCGGCTCACCAAAGACACAAACAACAGACTCgccaaaaacagaaacaacagacTCAACAAGCCCAGAAACAACCGGCTCACCAAAGACACAAACAACAGACTCACCAAAAACAGAAGCAACAGACTCAACAAGCTCAGAAACAACCAGCTCACCAAAGACACAAACAACAGACTCGCCAAAAACAGAAGCAACCGGCTCACCAAAGACACAAACAACAGATTTACTAAAGACCCAAACAAGAGACttaccaaaaacaaaaacaacagcctCATCGAAACCACAAACAACAGTTTCACCAAAGATGCACCACTATCCTGATATGCACACAAATCAAAAAG GTAAACTGGACATCTGTGAGAGTTATAAAGACCTGGACTCCTGTCGTTATCAGATACCTGCACTGCGGGAGAAATTTGGTCTGCGCAATACTGAACACACCACCATGTACCACTGCAACTGTACAGCCAG ACTTGCCAGAGAGCTGGCTGAAGAGGATGAAGCTGACATGGTCCATTTCTGGCTGCTGGACTTTGTGTCTCAGTCGTGCTTCTTATTGCCTCAGAACTGCACTGGGACTGAAAG
- the rph3aa gene encoding rabphilin-3A isoform X1, giving the protein MEFTGAEELTDEEKEIINSVLARAELIEAMEQERIGRLVNRLDTIKRTACGDGHSQCLLCGQQLGVMGVNTAMCDECKKHICSKCGIYSSNSRSCPVWLCKICSEHKEMLKQSGAWFFKGLPQQVLPAPLPISKPKQFSTDDTSAPSEPPSQKSTTAHSHVNTQNGVETKLPEQEVLPVSAQISQTQSGAERQPNLTTWKKEESVKSTSPFQPSYSSSIMQKGVHQMESRITPTMQPPVANSTHTPATTEEVEDYDSDDATTLGMLEFSLLYEEENNTLHCNIIRAKGLKPMDSNGLADPYVKLHFLPGASKSNKLRTKTLHNTLNPAWNETLVYHGITNEDMQRKTLRLSVSDEDKFGHNEFIGETRVVLKKLKPSQKKNFNVCLERVIPVKRTAAGGAVRGMALYEEEVNEGDDAEERGRILVSLTYNSQRSQLIVGIIRCAHLAPMDANGYSDPYVKISLKPDMGKKAKNKTQIKKKTLNPEFNEEFSYEIKHSELAKKTLDISVWDYDMGKSNDFIGGCQLGITAKGECLKHWYECLKNKDKKIERWHVLYNQNNIEADD; this is encoded by the exons ATGGAGTTCACTGGTGCCGAGGAGCTGACGGATGAGGAGAAGGAAATCATCAACAGCGTGCTGGCCCGGGCCGAGCTAATCGAGGCCATGGAGCAGGAGCGGATTGG ACGTTTGGTCAATCGGCTGGACACTATAAAGAGGACGGCGTGCGGTGATGGCCACTCGCAGTGCCTGCTCTGTGGCCAGCAGCTTGGAGTGATGGGTGTTAACACAGccatgtgtgatgagtgtaagaAG CACATATGCTCCAAGTGTGGCATTTACAGCAGTAACAGTCGCTCCTGCCCTGTATGGCTGTGCAAGATATGCAGTGAACACAAAGAG ATGTTGAAGCAGTCTGGTGCCTGGTTCTTCAAGGGGTTGCCACAACAAGTCTTGCCTGCACCTTTACCCATTTCAAAGCCAAAACAGTTCAGCACTGATGACACATCTGCACCGTCTGAGCCACCTTCCCAAAAGAGCACAACTGCTCATTCACATGTCAACACACAGAATGGAG TAGAAACAAAGCTTCCTGAGCAAGAAGTGctgcctgtcagtgctcagatcAGTCAAACTCAATCGGGTGCAGAGAGACAGCCTAATCTGACAACATGGAAAAAAGAAGAATCTGTCAAGAGCACCAGTCCTTTCCAGCCATCTTATTCGAGCTCAATAATGcagaaag GAGTCCATCAGATGGAGAGTAGGATAACACCTACTATGCAGCCTCCAGTTGCAAACAGCACCCACACTCCTGCCACTACCGAGGAGGTAGAGGACTACGACTCTGATGATGCCA CCACACTGGGGATGTTGGAGTTTAGTCTGCTCTATGAAGAGGAAAACAACACTTTGCACTGCAATATCATCAGAGCCAAG GGCCTCAAGCCGATGGACTCCAATGGCCTTGCTGATCCATATGTCAAACTGCATTTCCTTCCAGGTGCTAGCAAG tCTAACAAGCTACGCACAAAAACTCTGCACAACACCTTAAATCCAGCTTGGAATGAGACACTTGTCTACCATGGCATCACCAATGAGGACATGCAGAGAAAAACCCTCAG ACTCTCTGTGAGCGATGAAGACAAGTTTGGACATAACGAGTTCATCGGAGAAACCCGCGTGGTGCTGAAAAAGCTCAAGCCAAGCCAGAAGAAGAACTTcaatgtgtgtttggagagagtTATTCCG GTGAAGcgaacagctgctggaggtgCAGTACGTGGTATGGCATTGTATGAGGAGGAG GTAAACGAGGGTGATGATGCAGAGGAGAGAGGACGCATTCTGGTGTCTCTCACCTACAACAGCCAGCGGAGTCAGCTCATTGTGGGTATTATCCGCTGTGCTCATCTGGCTCCCATGGACGCCAACGGCTACTCTGACCCTTATGTTAAGAT CTCGCTGAAACCTGACATGGGGAAGAAAgcgaagaataaaacacagatcAAGAAGAAGACCCTCAACCCTGAATTTAATGAG gaATTCAGCTATGAGATCAAACACAGTGAACTAGCAAAGAAGACTTTGGATATCTCCGTCTGGGATTACGACATGGGAAAATCCAATGATTTCATAG GAGGATGCCAGCTTGGTATCACAGCCAAAGGAGAATGCCTGAAGCATTGGTACGAGTGCCTGAAGAACAAAGACAAGAAGATTGAACGCTGGCATGTGCTGTACAATCAAAACAACATTGAGGCTGATGACTGA